A single window of Senegalia massiliensis DNA harbors:
- the yfmF gene encoding EF-P 5-aminopentanol modification-associated protein YfmF yields MKRIREKVSEGVYLNVINSDKFKTELISIYFILPLNKQDVTFNTMVPLVLKRGTKDYNNSIEIEKKLEELYGSDMSISVTKKGEKHVLRFSIEGPSENFVESNKIFNNKLEVLKSVIYEPLLINNAFKKDYVDQEKRNLKDRISSKINDKQQYSVQRTVEEMFKDEKYSIYKYGYIEDLDKINEMNLYKHYLDILKRARIEINIVSNLESEQIRKSIKDKFSYNEREEINLSREKVIFNEVKEKNIIDKMDVTQGKLTLGYRTNIPYEDKLYSAFLVGNYILGGGPDSKLFLNVREKHSLAYYVYSRVYKYKSIMLISAGIEFDKFEDALKIIKEQIELMKQGEFDQKSIEQSKKAIITSMKTINDDIFSISEFYLSKVLSNDDKNIEELIESISEVTKEDIISAINKIKLDTVYFLKDK; encoded by the coding sequence TTGAAAAGAATAAGAGAGAAAGTAAGTGAAGGAGTATATTTAAATGTTATTAATTCTGATAAGTTTAAAACAGAATTAATAAGTATATATTTTATACTTCCATTAAACAAACAAGATGTAACCTTTAATACAATGGTTCCATTAGTATTAAAGAGAGGTACTAAAGATTATAATAATTCTATAGAAATAGAAAAAAAATTAGAAGAATTATATGGTTCTGATATGAGTATTAGTGTTACAAAAAAAGGAGAAAAGCATGTTTTAAGATTTAGTATAGAAGGACCGAGTGAAAACTTTGTTGAGTCAAATAAAATATTTAACAATAAATTAGAAGTGCTTAAAAGTGTAATTTATGAGCCATTATTAATAAATAATGCATTTAAAAAGGACTATGTAGATCAAGAAAAAAGAAATTTAAAAGATAGAATTAGCTCAAAAATTAATGATAAACAACAATATTCAGTTCAAAGAACAGTTGAAGAAATGTTTAAAGATGAAAAATATAGTATATATAAATATGGTTATATAGAAGATTTAGACAAAATTAATGAAATGAATTTATATAAACATTACTTAGATATATTAAAACGAGCACGAATAGAAATTAATATTGTAAGTAATTTAGAGTCAGAACAAATAAGAAAAAGTATTAAAGATAAGTTTTCTTATAATGAAAGGGAAGAAATAAATCTTTCAAGAGAAAAAGTAATATTTAATGAAGTAAAAGAAAAAAACATAATAGATAAGATGGATGTGACACAAGGAAAATTAACTTTAGGATATAGAACAAATATTCCATATGAAGACAAGTTATATAGTGCATTTTTAGTAGGAAATTATATTTTAGGTGGAGGACCAGATTCAAAGTTATTTTTAAATGTACGTGAGAAACATAGTTTAGCATACTATGTTTATTCAAGAGTCTATAAATACAAGTCAATTATGCTTATATCAGCAGGTATTGAATTTGATAAGTTTGAAGATGCATTGAAAATAATAAAAGAACAAATAGAATTAATGAAACAAGGAGAATTTGATCAAAAAAGTATAGAACAATCTAAAAAAGCGATTATTACTTCAATGAAGACAATAAATGATGATATATTTTCAATATCTGAGTTTTATTTAAGTAAGGTTTTATCAAATGACGATAAAAACATTGAAGAGCTTATAGAATCTATAAGTGAAGTTACTAAAGAAGATATAATATCAGCTATTAATAAAATAAAACTAGATACAGTTTATTTTTTAAAAGATAAATAA
- the pduL gene encoding phosphate propanoyltransferase gives MKKELPIALSNRHIHLTNEHIERLFGKGYKLNKLKDLSQPGQFASKEKVDIIGPKGELKGVRVLGPARNKTQAEISLSDGFKLGIKPPVRNSGDIEESPGGKIVGPKGEVEISKGIIAASRHIHMHIKDAKKFGLKDNDIVRVKVPGERGLTFDNVLVRVNENYALEMHVDVEEGNACGVKNGQIVELVE, from the coding sequence GTGAAAAAAGAATTACCTATTGCTTTATCAAATAGACATATTCATTTGACTAATGAGCATATAGAAAGACTTTTTGGAAAAGGTTATAAGTTAAATAAATTAAAGGATCTTTCTCAACCAGGACAATTTGCATCAAAAGAAAAAGTTGATATTATAGGACCTAAGGGAGAATTAAAAGGTGTTAGAGTATTAGGTCCAGCAAGAAATAAGACTCAAGCAGAAATATCTTTATCAGATGGATTCAAATTAGGAATAAAACCACCTGTAAGAAATTCAGGAGACATAGAAGAATCTCCTGGTGGGAAAATTGTAGGACCTAAAGGAGAAGTTGAAATTAGTAAAGGAATTATTGCAGCTTCTCGTCATATCCATATGCATATTAAAGATGCTAAAAAGTTTGGATTAAAAGATAATGATATAGTTAGAGTCAAAGTTCCAGGAGAAAGAGGATTAACTTTTGATAATGTATTAGTTAGAGTTAATGAAAATTATGCTCTTGAAATGCATGTAGATGTAGAAGAAGGAAATGCATGTGGAGTTAAGAATGGGCAAATAGTAGAACTAGTTGAATGA
- a CDS encoding PstS family phosphate ABC transporter substrate-binding protein translates to MKKLLNSKLTLILVSIVSLLLFAGCSTDENKSDDTSADLNGEVEIDGSSTVYPVTMAMAEEFQASNPDVQVTVGVSGTGGGMKRFTTGDTSISNASRPIKEEESKKAEENNVEFSELKVALDGISVVVNPNNDWIDDITVEDLNKIWEPNSSVKMWSDVNPEWPEEEIKLYGPGTDSGTFDYFTEAINGEEGAIRTDFTASEDDNVLVQGISGDKYSLGYFGYAYYEENKDNLKALSINGVEPTPENIESGKYTPLSRPLFIYVNKDHYKNQNQVKEFVDYYISNATEIVPSTGYVPLSKEKYEEELNKLK, encoded by the coding sequence ATGAAGAAATTACTTAATTCAAAATTAACATTAATTTTAGTATCAATTGTATCTTTATTATTATTTGCAGGGTGCAGCACTGATGAAAATAAATCAGATGATACATCAGCAGATTTAAATGGGGAAGTAGAAATTGATGGATCTTCAACTGTATATCCTGTAACAATGGCAATGGCTGAAGAATTTCAAGCAAGTAATCCAGATGTACAAGTTACAGTTGGGGTTTCAGGAACAGGTGGTGGAATGAAAAGATTTACTACTGGAGATACAAGTATAAGTAATGCTTCCAGACCAATTAAAGAAGAAGAATCAAAAAAAGCTGAAGAGAATAATGTAGAGTTTTCTGAGTTGAAAGTAGCACTAGATGGTATATCAGTAGTAGTAAATCCAAATAATGATTGGATTGATGATATTACAGTTGAAGATTTAAATAAAATATGGGAACCTAATAGTAGTGTTAAAATGTGGAGTGATGTTAATCCAGAATGGCCTGAAGAGGAAATTAAATTATATGGTCCAGGAACAGATTCAGGAACATTTGATTATTTTACAGAAGCAATAAACGGAGAAGAAGGAGCAATAAGGACTGATTTTACTGCAAGTGAGGACGATAATGTATTAGTACAAGGTATCTCTGGAGATAAATACTCATTAGGATATTTTGGTTACGCATACTATGAAGAAAATAAAGATAACTTAAAAGCATTATCAATTAATGGAGTAGAACCAACACCTGAAAATATTGAAAGTGGAAAATATACTCCATTATCAAGACCGTTATTTATATATGTAAATAAAGATCATTACAAAAATCAAAATCAAGTAAAAGAGTTTGTAGATTATTATATAAGTAATGCAACTGAAATAGTTCCTTCTACAGGCTATGTACCATTATCAAAAGAAAAATATGAGGAAGAATTAAATAAATTAAAATAA
- the pstB gene encoding phosphate ABC transporter ATP-binding protein PstB, producing the protein MAVKIDIKNLDFYYGEFKALSDINMKIEDKKVTALIGPSGCGKSTFIRIINRMNDLIDGTKHKGEILYEGKDIYSHKVDVVDLRKRVGMVFQKPNPFPKSIYENVVFGPKRHGIKKKSELDKIVETSLKDAALWDEVKDRLDSSAWSLSGGQQQRLCIARALAMEPDVLLMDEPTSALDPVATSKIEQLIEELKNKYTIVIVTHSMQQAGRISDNTAFFLMGRLVEFGETADIFSNPQDKRTEDYITGRFG; encoded by the coding sequence ATGGCAGTTAAAATAGATATTAAAAATTTAGATTTTTATTATGGAGAATTTAAAGCTCTAAGTGATATAAATATGAAAATTGAAGATAAAAAAGTAACAGCTTTAATCGGACCTTCTGGATGTGGGAAGTCTACATTTATTAGAATAATTAATAGAATGAATGATCTTATTGATGGTACTAAACATAAGGGTGAAATATTATACGAAGGAAAAGATATATACTCACATAAGGTTGATGTAGTTGATTTAAGAAAAAGAGTAGGTATGGTTTTTCAAAAACCAAATCCATTTCCAAAGTCAATATATGAAAATGTAGTTTTTGGACCAAAAAGACATGGTATTAAGAAGAAATCAGAATTAGATAAAATAGTTGAAACAAGTTTAAAAGATGCTGCTTTATGGGATGAGGTAAAAGATAGATTAGACTCTTCAGCATGGTCTTTATCTGGAGGACAACAGCAAAGGTTATGTATTGCTAGAGCATTAGCAATGGAGCCAGATGTATTATTAATGGATGAACCAACTTCTGCACTTGACCCTGTAGCAACATCAAAAATAGAACAACTAATAGAAGAGTTGAAAAATAAATATACTATTGTTATAGTAACTCATTCTATGCAACAAGCAGGTAGAATATCTGATAACACCGCATTTTTCTTAATGGGAAGATTAGTAGAGTTTGGGGAAACTGCAGATATTTTTTCAAATCCACAAGATAAGAGAACAGAGGATTATATTACAGGTAGATTTGGTTAG
- the pstC gene encoding phosphate ABC transporter permease subunit PstC translates to MIYENTSIKSSNKTFKRGKIKEKIIPKILMILASISILTTIGIIVILSKETFLFFQEISIKDFLTGTEWTALFANPKFGVLPLVLGTLMIAIYGSIVAIPIGLGSAIYLSEYASDKTRKIVKPLLEILAGIPSIVYGYFALTFITPILKNIFPDINVFNALSASIAVGIMIIPMISSLSEDAMKAVPDEIRQGAYALGATKFEVSTKVVIPAALSSIISSFVLAISRAIGETMIVTLAAGSTPILTLNPLESVQTMTSFIVQVASGDVTHGGLIYKTIFAVGMLLFLITLLMNIIARMIIKKYREEY, encoded by the coding sequence ATGATATATGAAAATACATCAATTAAGTCAAGTAATAAGACATTTAAAAGAGGAAAAATAAAAGAAAAAATAATACCTAAAATATTAATGATATTAGCATCAATATCTATATTAACAACAATTGGAATAATAGTTATATTATCCAAAGAAACTTTTTTGTTTTTTCAAGAAATTAGTATAAAAGATTTTTTAACTGGTACAGAATGGACTGCATTATTTGCTAATCCAAAATTTGGGGTATTACCACTTGTATTAGGCACTTTAATGATAGCAATATATGGGAGTATAGTGGCTATTCCAATAGGTCTTGGAAGTGCAATTTATTTAAGCGAATATGCTTCAGATAAAACAAGAAAAATAGTAAAACCTTTATTGGAAATATTAGCAGGCATCCCATCTATAGTATATGGATATTTTGCATTAACCTTTATAACACCTATATTAAAGAATATTTTTCCTGATATAAATGTGTTTAATGCGTTAAGTGCTAGTATTGCAGTAGGAATTATGATAATACCTATGATTTCATCATTAAGTGAAGATGCAATGAAGGCTGTACCAGATGAAATTAGACAAGGAGCATATGCTCTTGGAGCTACTAAATTTGAAGTTTCTACAAAAGTGGTTATTCCTGCTGCACTATCTAGTATAATTTCATCTTTTGTTTTAGCTATTTCTAGAGCAATTGGAGAAACAATGATTGTTACACTAGCAGCTGGGTCTACTCCTATATTAACTTTAAATCCTTTAGAAAGTGTTCAGACAATGACTTCTTTTATTGTACAAGTTGCATCTGGAGATGTAACTCATGGAGGTCTTATATATAAAACTATATTTGCAGTGGGGATGTTATTATTCTTAATTACATTATTAATGAATATCATAGCTAGAATGATAATTAAGAAATATAGGGAGGAATATTAA
- the pstA gene encoding phosphate ABC transporter permease PstA encodes MSNLKKRKLIDKFFHGLVFGTTLFALIVLFILLFDIFKDGTKWLNLDFFTNFTSRFVEKAGIKAAITGSIWVIFVTIIFSFPIGVGTALYLEEYSDDKSLLTRIIKLNISNLAGVPSIVFGILGLGIFVNTLGFGRSILSGGLTLTLLILPIIIVSSQEAIKSVPKELRYGAYALGITKWQVIKGVVLPYSLPGILTGSILAIARALGETAPLIMIGAVTFIAFTPESIFDKFTTLPMQIYNWSTMPQAEFHDLAAGGIIVLLILLLGANAISIILRNKYQSRIKG; translated from the coding sequence ATGAGTAATCTAAAGAAAAGAAAGTTAATAGATAAATTTTTTCATGGATTAGTCTTTGGTACAACATTATTTGCGTTAATTGTACTATTTATATTGTTATTTGATATTTTTAAAGATGGAACAAAGTGGTTAAATCTAGACTTCTTTACTAATTTTACTTCTAGGTTTGTAGAAAAAGCAGGAATAAAAGCAGCAATTACAGGTAGTATATGGGTTATATTTGTTACTATTATTTTTTCATTTCCAATTGGAGTAGGAACTGCACTATATTTAGAAGAATATTCTGATGATAAAAGCTTATTAACAAGAATTATAAAATTGAATATATCTAATTTGGCAGGAGTACCTTCTATCGTATTTGGAATATTAGGTCTAGGTATATTTGTAAATACACTTGGATTTGGAAGAAGTATATTATCAGGTGGATTAACATTAACTTTATTGATATTACCAATTATTATTGTATCTTCCCAAGAGGCTATTAAAAGTGTTCCAAAGGAACTTAGATATGGAGCTTATGCATTAGGAATTACTAAATGGCAAGTGATCAAAGGAGTAGTATTACCCTATTCTTTACCTGGTATACTGACAGGTTCTATATTGGCAATAGCAAGAGCATTGGGAGAAACTGCTCCATTGATTATGATAGGAGCTGTAACGTTCATAGCGTTTACTCCTGAAAGTATATTCGATAAATTTACAACATTACCAATGCAGATATATAATTGGTCAACAATGCCTCAAGCTGAATTTCATGATTTAGCAGCTGGTGGAATAATTGTATTACTAATATTATTGTTAGGAGCAAATGCTATATCAATAATTTTAAGAAATAAATACCAAAGTAGAATAAAAGGATAG
- a CDS encoding ferrochelatase, whose product MNKNKNYYKYFLLTSLIVSFLIYLCFNNWIENLSIIIFTLSITLIYNLYKEKQYLSIIKSSIIIIIIYIMLFIILFMNKVQIPKNIPKINNANNKTSVILVYSGEDSMYSTTNQITRILLQKNKKDILFYPIKLYENKLLYNKIGKSQYKNKTKEFYNKLCNEIEDDYKVYMGYLYDDRYLEKEILNIVKEGYQKIIVVPMFLDDNYNVLNLKKRIEDLKLYNYGIEYKYIDTLWKSESLVDSYIEKIKLNFKNINKSGINLVGIDKDIIDENKSESIKQNILFRNKIKEKLITELNIDPSLIKLSWYNDLSPDFISKNMELFEYGISELIIVPVNVESSDLIKYDIYHHSIKTSELPEGVKVKVIDGFVNDNNMVKDIIKKIEYIDMQKWKN is encoded by the coding sequence ATGAATAAAAATAAAAACTATTATAAATATTTTCTTTTAACTTCTCTTATAGTATCCTTTTTGATATATTTATGTTTTAATAACTGGATTGAAAATTTATCTATAATAATATTTACACTTTCTATAACTTTAATCTATAATTTATACAAGGAAAAACAATATTTATCAATAATAAAAAGTTCAATAATAATTATTATAATTTATATTATGCTATTTATTATTTTATTTATGAATAAAGTACAAATACCAAAAAACATTCCCAAAATTAATAATGCCAATAATAAAACTTCAGTTATTTTAGTATATTCAGGTGAAGATTCAATGTATTCTACAACGAATCAAATTACACGAATTCTACTACAAAAAAACAAAAAAGACATACTTTTTTATCCAATTAAATTATATGAAAACAAATTACTATATAATAAAATAGGAAAAAGTCAATATAAAAATAAAACTAAAGAATTTTATAATAAATTATGTAATGAAATAGAAGATGATTATAAAGTATATATGGGATATTTATATGATGATAGATATTTAGAAAAAGAAATATTAAACATAGTAAAAGAAGGGTATCAAAAAATAATAGTTGTACCTATGTTCTTAGATGATAATTATAATGTATTAAACCTGAAAAAAAGAATAGAGGATTTAAAACTTTATAATTATGGAATAGAGTATAAATATATAGATACTCTTTGGAAAAGTGAGTCTTTAGTAGATTCTTATATTGAAAAAATAAAATTAAATTTTAAAAATATAAACAAATCAGGAATTAATTTGGTAGGAATAGATAAAGATATAATAGATGAAAATAAAAGTGAATCAATAAAACAAAATATATTATTTAGAAATAAAATAAAAGAAAAATTAATTACAGAACTTAATATTGACCCTTCATTAATAAAATTATCATGGTATAATGATTTAAGTCCTGATTTTATATCAAAAAATATGGAATTATTTGAATATGGAATTTCTGAGTTGATTATTGTACCAGTTAATGTTGAATCAAGTGATTTAATTAAATACGATATTTATCACCATTCAATAAAAACAAGTGAATTACCTGAAGGAGTAAAGGTTAAAGTTATAGATGGGTTTGTTAATGACAATAATATGGTTAAAGATATAATAAAAAAAATTGAATATATAGATATGCAAAAGTGGAAAAATTAG
- the deoC gene encoding deoxyribose-phosphate aldolase encodes MNKIASIIDHTILKPDTTEEQVKKVCEEAKEYNFASVCVNPNYVKYVSEQLNGSNVKVTSVVGFPLGNTLPEVKAYETEKATENGADEIDMVINIAALKNKNYDLVKEDIQAVVNASKNKTVKVIIEACLLTDEEKIKACELAMEAKADFVKTSTGFSTGGATTHDVKLMREVVGDSLGVKASGGVRDIETASMMVEAGANRIGASSSVSIVKGEKGSSDY; translated from the coding sequence ATGAATAAAATAGCATCAATAATTGATCATACAATCTTAAAACCAGATACTACAGAAGAACAAGTAAAAAAAGTATGTGAAGAAGCTAAAGAATATAATTTTGCTTCAGTTTGTGTTAATCCTAATTATGTAAAATATGTATCAGAACAACTAAATGGAAGTAATGTAAAAGTAACTTCTGTAGTGGGATTTCCACTTGGAAATACTCTTCCAGAGGTTAAAGCATATGAGACAGAAAAAGCAACAGAAAATGGCGCTGATGAAATTGATATGGTAATAAACATAGCAGCTCTTAAAAATAAAAATTATGATTTAGTTAAAGAGGATATTCAAGCTGTAGTTAATGCATCAAAGAATAAAACAGTTAAAGTAATAATAGAAGCATGTTTACTTACAGATGAAGAAAAAATTAAAGCATGTGAATTAGCAATGGAAGCAAAAGCTGATTTTGTAAAAACATCAACTGGTTTTTCAACTGGAGGAGCAACTACTCATGATGTAAAACTTATGAGAGAAGTTGTAGGAGATAGCTTGGGTGTTAAGGCATCTGGTGGAGTAAGAGATATTGAGACGGCATCAATGATGGTTGAAGCAGGTGCTAATAGAATTGGGGCTAGTTCATCAGTTTCAATAGTAAAAGGAGAAAAGGGAAGTTCAGATTATTAA
- a CDS encoding YaaR family protein: MKIGRVTNTNVNPVNYKNNNTETSFQEVIDKKANVLNSKKINKMISDITESGKKLANKRTIINLLNYKKKVKELLDTALQSGLELNKRGGRTRILKIVENVDKKLIEITDNVLNEEDNKLKILKLVGEIEGMLIDIYA, translated from the coding sequence GTGAAAATAGGTAGAGTTACAAATACAAATGTTAACCCAGTCAATTATAAAAATAATAATACTGAAACTTCTTTTCAAGAGGTTATAGATAAAAAGGCGAATGTTCTCAATTCTAAAAAAATAAATAAGATGATATCAGATATTACAGAGTCAGGAAAAAAGTTGGCAAATAAAAGAACTATAATAAATCTTTTAAATTATAAAAAGAAGGTTAAAGAGTTATTAGATACTGCTTTGCAATCAGGATTAGAATTAAATAAAAGAGGAGGTAGAACTAGAATATTAAAAATAGTTGAAAATGTAGATAAAAAACTTATTGAAATAACAGATAATGTATTAAATGAAGAAGATAATAAGTTGAAAATATTGAAATTAGTTGGTGAAATAGAAGGAATGTTAATAGATATTTATGCATAA
- a CDS encoding YhcN/YlaJ family sporulation lipoprotein: MIKRFKGISIIFLIILMVSAISIGCQTEDNNDTDENNDIETEDNNMNDEDINENMNDEDATDPNNNDEGMTDQDQNMDIDNDALANSIVEMDGINDATVVTMDEVALVGIDINGEENISDDMKQEIETKIKEEDSNINEVYVSNEPDLFERINTISNDVRGGNPIEDFSDDIAEIIDRITPGNK; this comes from the coding sequence ATGATAAAAAGATTTAAAGGCATAAGCATAATTTTCTTAATTATACTTATGGTTTCAGCAATTAGTATAGGATGTCAAACTGAAGATAATAATGACACAGATGAAAATAATGATATAGAAACAGAAGATAATAATATGAATGACGAAGATATCAATGAAAACATGAATGATGAGGATGCAACAGATCCAAATAATAATGATGAAGGTATGACAGATCAAGATCAGAATATGGATATTGACAATGATGCTTTGGCAAATAGTATAGTTGAAATGGATGGTATTAATGATGCCACAGTAGTTACTATGGATGAAGTTGCGTTGGTAGGTATAGATATAAATGGAGAAGAGAACATAAGCGACGATATGAAACAAGAAATAGAAACAAAAATAAAAGAAGAAGATAGTAATATTAATGAAGTATATGTATCTAATGAGCCTGATTTATTTGAAAGGATTAATACAATTTCAAATGATGTAAGAGGCGGTAATCCTATTGAAGATTTCTCAGATGATATAGCAGAAATTATTGACAGAATAACTCCAGGAAATAAATAA
- the ychF gene encoding redox-regulated ATPase YchF, producing MKLGIVGLPNVGKSTLFNAITKAGAESANYPFCTIEPNVGVVSVPDERLDRLTEIFSSEKKIPTAIEFFDIAGLVKGASKGEGLGNKFLSHIREVEAIVHVVRCFEDENITHVEGNIDPLRDIEIIDLELILSDLEVMNKRLSKTEKLVKNDKSLSKELKILQKIVATLEEGKPVRKLEFDLEEEIFVKSLNLLSKKPVLYAANISEDDIVNNNENKYLTKLKEYSKEENSGLITICGKIESEIAELEEEEKEMFLEELGLEESGLDRLIKASYELLGLISFLTAGPKESRAWTIKKGSKAPQAAGKIHSDMEKGFIRAEIISFQDLSNSVSMVKAKEQGLVRLEGKDYIMNDGDVVVFRFNV from the coding sequence ATGAAATTAGGCATAGTAGGACTTCCTAATGTAGGAAAGTCAACATTATTTAATGCAATCACAAAAGCAGGTGCTGAATCTGCTAATTATCCATTTTGTACAATAGAGCCTAATGTTGGGGTAGTATCTGTACCAGATGAAAGACTAGACAGGTTAACTGAAATTTTTTCTTCAGAGAAGAAAATTCCTACTGCTATAGAATTTTTTGATATTGCTGGATTAGTAAAAGGTGCTAGTAAAGGTGAAGGCTTAGGTAATAAATTTTTATCTCATATAAGAGAGGTTGAAGCAATTGTACATGTAGTAAGATGTTTTGAAGATGAAAATATCACTCATGTAGAAGGTAATATAGATCCTTTAAGAGATATTGAAATAATTGATTTAGAGCTAATATTATCAGACTTAGAAGTAATGAATAAGAGACTTTCTAAGACAGAAAAACTAGTTAAAAATGATAAGTCTTTATCTAAAGAGTTGAAAATCTTACAGAAAATAGTTGCAACTTTAGAGGAAGGTAAACCAGTAAGAAAGTTAGAGTTTGATTTAGAAGAAGAAATCTTTGTGAAAAGTTTGAATTTATTATCAAAAAAACCTGTATTGTATGCTGCTAATATTTCAGAAGATGATATTGTAAATAACAATGAAAATAAATATCTTACTAAATTAAAAGAGTACTCAAAAGAAGAAAATTCCGGACTTATTACTATATGTGGTAAAATTGAATCAGAAATTGCTGAGCTAGAAGAAGAAGAAAAAGAAATGTTTTTAGAAGAGCTAGGCTTAGAAGAGTCTGGTTTAGATAGATTAATAAAAGCAAGTTATGAACTTTTAGGTCTTATTTCTTTCTTAACTGCTGGTCCTAAAGAGTCTAGGGCTTGGACAATAAAAAAAGGTTCTAAAGCACCGCAGGCTGCTGGAAAAATCCATTCTGATATGGAAAAAGGATTTATACGAGCTGAAATAATAAGTTTTCAAGATTTAAGTAATTCAGTAAGTATGGTTAAAGCCAAAGAACAAGGTTTGGTTAGACTTGAAGGAAAAGATTATATAATGAATGATGGAGATGTAGTAGTATTTAGATTTAATGTGTAA
- the phoU gene encoding phosphate signaling complex protein PhoU: protein MRKYFDNDMEKLKKMLFDMGILAEEIIDISINSLLKKDEKLANRAIKLDEKVDEMEYLIERKCLELIALQQPMAKDLREISAILKIITDIERIGDHGVNIANVTKRISKEEYIKPLIDIPKMADISKEMIRKSLESFVEKDVQLAKQVAKMDDIVDNIYEQIYLELLNKLTEDKEIMNQVINLLFIGRYIERIADHTTNICEKIIYMVDGKRMHY, encoded by the coding sequence ATGAGAAAATATTTTGATAATGATATGGAAAAATTAAAAAAAATGTTATTTGATATGGGTATATTAGCAGAAGAGATAATAGACATATCAATAAATTCACTTTTGAAAAAAGATGAAAAATTAGCTAATAGAGCAATAAAATTAGATGAAAAAGTTGATGAAATGGAATATCTTATTGAAAGAAAGTGTCTAGAGCTAATAGCACTTCAACAACCAATGGCAAAAGATTTAAGAGAAATTAGTGCCATACTTAAAATTATAACTGATATAGAAAGAATAGGAGACCATGGAGTGAATATTGCTAATGTTACCAAGCGTATAAGTAAAGAAGAATATATAAAACCTTTAATAGATATTCCGAAAATGGCTGATATTTCTAAAGAAATGATAAGGAAAAGCTTAGAAAGTTTTGTTGAAAAAGATGTTCAATTAGCAAAACAAGTAGCAAAAATGGATGATATTGTTGATAATATCTATGAACAAATATATCTGGAACTATTAAATAAATTAACTGAGGATAAAGAAATTATGAATCAAGTAATAAATTTATTATTTATAGGTAGATATATAGAAAGAATAGCAGATCATACTACTAATATTTGTGAAAAAATAATATATATGGTAGATGGAAAAAGGATGCATTATTAA